The following is a genomic window from Candidatus Deferrimicrobium sp..
AAGGGAATGGCGGCACTACGGGATGCTCTACCTCTTCCTTGCTGCCCTCGCTACCCCCCTCGTGGCGTCGGTCCACTCCGTGGTCTCCTGGGATTTCGCCATGAGCATCGTCCCGGGATGGCACACCACCATCTTTGCCCCATACTTCGTCGCAGGGGCGATCTTCTCCGGGACCGCCATGGTCATCACCCTCGTGATCCCGTTGCGGAAGGCCATGCACCTCCACGAGTACATCACCGACGACCACTTCGAGAGCATTGCGAAGATCCTCCTCTTCACCTCCCTCATCGTCTCGTACGCCTACATCGTCGAATTCGGCCTGGCCTCCTACGGCGGGAACATAGTCGAGATGGAGTCTTTCCGGTACCGCGCCCTGGGGGAGTTCCGGTATCTCACATGGACCATGATCTTCTGCAACTCCGTCGTTCCCCTGACCCTTTTCGCCAAGCGCCTTCGGCGGAACACCACGCATCTCCTGGTCGTATCCCTGCTGGTGAATGTCGGAATGTGGCTGGAGCGATTCGTGATCATCGTCACGTCCCTGGCCCATGACTACGACCCTTACGTGTGGGGCACGTACCGACCCACCTACGTCGAAGTGGGAATCTCCCTTGGGAGTTTCGGGCTGTTCTTCATGCTCTACCTGCTCTTCGTGAAGAAC
Proteins encoded in this region:
- the nrfD gene encoding NrfD/PsrC family molybdoenzyme membrane anchor subunit, encoding MGYAEKYAKVDRDILAAMEKPGRLYLAGLAITASLVVIGGILWGYQIRNGLGVAGYTHPVKWAIYITNFVFWVGIAHSGTLISAVLYLFHAKYRTSFNRAAEAMTVFALMVAGLFPLIHLGRSWVFYYLIPYPTQRQLWVNFRSPLIWDVFAVGTYFTVSVVFFYVGMIPDFAVAKRYAEGIRKKIYAALSLGWKGTEREWRHYGMLYLFLAALATPLVASVHSVVSWDFAMSIVPGWHTTIFAPYFVAGAIFSGTAMVITLVIPLRKAMHLHEYITDDHFESIAKILLFTSLIVSYAYIVEFGLASYGGNIVEMESFRYRALGEFRYLTWTMIFCNSVVPLTLFAKRLRRNTTHLLVVSLLVNVGMWLERFVIIVTSLAHDYDPYVWGTYRPTYVEVGISLGSFGLFFMLYLLFVKNLPVLSISEIKEHL